One Pseudochaenichthys georgianus chromosome 7, fPseGeo1.2, whole genome shotgun sequence DNA segment encodes these proteins:
- the LOC117449250 gene encoding oxysterol-binding protein-related protein 2-like isoform X1, whose amino-acid sequence MNNEDEFYDAVTGLDSDESYEGVSEASFKDALVFDSSSQKNNGSVPQENGIKKHRTSLPAPMFSRNTISVWSILKKCIGLELSKITMPIAFNEPLSFLQRITEYMEHTYLINRACALPDSIERMQAVAAFAVSAVASQWDRTGKPFNPLLGETYELTREDQGFRLVSEQVSHHPPVSAFHAESLVGDFVFHGSIYPKLKFWGKSVEAEPKGSITLELLKHNEAYTWSNPYCCVHNIILGKLWIEQYGTVEIVNHSTGDKCVLNFKPCGMFGKELHKVEGYIQDKSKKKHCVIYGKWTECMWSVDPHAYEAHKKSEKRGDSKKHKSEDQEENDDADDMPDAQETVCVVPGSTLLWRIDSRPALSTQMYNFTNFAMSLNEMEPGMEGTVAPTDCRFRPDIRAMENGLMEEASREKERLEDKQRASRKERAKDEEEWNTRPSASVSCSSLIKWFQMGTNPYTNAPAWLYTGGYFNRNYQDLPDIY is encoded by the exons GCCTGGATTCAGACGAGTCGTATGAAGGCGTATCGGAGGCCAGCTTCAAAGATGCGCTGGTGTTTGACAGCAGCAGCCAGAAGAACAATGGGTCTGTGCCACAAGAGAATGGCATCAAGAAACACAG gACATCATTACCGGCGCCCATGTTCTCCAGAAACACTATCAGTGTGTGGAGCATCCTGAAGAAATGCATCGGACTG GAACTCTCCAAGATCACGATGCCCATCGCCTTCAACGAGCCTCTGAGCTTCCTGCAGCGAATCACAGAGTACATGGAACACACTTACCTCATCAACAGAGCCTGCGCATTGCCCGACTCCATAGAGCGCATGCAG GCGGTAGCTGCTTTTGCTGTGTCAGCGGTTGCGTCTCAGTGGGACAGAACTGGAAAACCTTTCAACCCTCTGCTGGGAGAGACCTATGAGCtcaccag AGAGGACCAGGGCTTCCGGCTGGTGTCGGAGCAGGTATCCCACCATCCCCCGGTCAGCGCCTTCCATGCAGAGAGTCTGGTGGGGGACTTTGTCTTCCACGGATCCATCTACCCCAAACTCAAGTTCTGGGGCAAGAGCGTCGAGGCCGAGCCGAAAGGGTCCATCACACTAGAGCTGCTCAA GCACAACGAGGCGTACACATGGAGTAACCCCTACTGCTGTGTTCACAACATCATCCTGGGGAAGCTGTGGATAGAGCAGTATGGCACCGTGGAGATAGTCAACCACAG CACTGGAGACAAATGCGTGTTGAATTTCAAACCCTGCGGGATGTTTGGCAAAGAGCTGCACAAAGTGGAGGGATACATCCAGGATAAGAG TAAAAAGAAGCACTGTGTGATCTACGGGAAGTGGACCGAGTGCATGTGGAGCGTGGACCCTCACGCGTACGAGGCCCACAAGAAGTCGGAGAAGAGAGGGGACAGCAAGAAGCACAAAAGT GAGGACCAGGAGGAGAACGATGACGCGGACGACATGCCCGACGCCCAGGAGACGGTCTGTGTGGTACCAGGAAGCACTCTGCTGTGGAGGATAGACTCCAGACCGGCTCTCTCTACTCAG ATGTACAACTTCACCAACTTTGCGATGTCTCTCAATGAGATGGAGCCCGGCATGGAGGGCACGGTGGCCCCCACAGACTGCCGCTTCAGGCCCGACATCAGAGCCATGGAGAACGGCTTGATGG AGGAGGCCAGCAGGGAGAAGGAGCGTCTGGAGGACAAACAGAGAGCGTCCAGGAAGGAGAGAGCCAAGGACGAGGAAGAGTGGAACACCAG accGTCTGCTTCTGtgtcatgcagctcactgatcaa GTGGTTCCAGATGGGCACCAACCCGTACACCAACGCCCCGGCCTGGCTCTACACCGGGGGATACTTCAATAGAAACTACCAAGACCTGCCCGACATCTACTGA
- the LOC117449250 gene encoding oxysterol-binding protein-related protein 2-like isoform X2 — protein MNNEDEFYDAVTGLDSDESYEGVSEASFKDALVFDSSSQKNNGSVPQENGIKKHRTSLPAPMFSRNTISVWSILKKCIGLELSKITMPIAFNEPLSFLQRITEYMEHTYLINRACALPDSIERMQAVAAFAVSAVASQWDRTGKPFNPLLGETYELTREDQGFRLVSEQVSHHPPVSAFHAESLVGDFVFHGSIYPKLKFWGKSVEAEPKGSITLELLKHNEAYTWSNPYCCVHNIILGKLWIEQYGTVEIVNHSTGDKCVLNFKPCGMFGKELHKVEGYIQDKSKKKHCVIYGKWTECMWSVDPHAYEAHKKSEKRGDSKKHKSEDQEENDDADDMPDAQETVCVVPGSTLLWRIDSRPALSTQMYNFTNFAMSLNEMEPGMEGTVAPTDCRFRPDIRAMENGLMEEASREKERLEDKQRASRKERAKDEEEWNTRWFQMGTNPYTNAPAWLYTGGYFNRNYQDLPDIY, from the exons GCCTGGATTCAGACGAGTCGTATGAAGGCGTATCGGAGGCCAGCTTCAAAGATGCGCTGGTGTTTGACAGCAGCAGCCAGAAGAACAATGGGTCTGTGCCACAAGAGAATGGCATCAAGAAACACAG gACATCATTACCGGCGCCCATGTTCTCCAGAAACACTATCAGTGTGTGGAGCATCCTGAAGAAATGCATCGGACTG GAACTCTCCAAGATCACGATGCCCATCGCCTTCAACGAGCCTCTGAGCTTCCTGCAGCGAATCACAGAGTACATGGAACACACTTACCTCATCAACAGAGCCTGCGCATTGCCCGACTCCATAGAGCGCATGCAG GCGGTAGCTGCTTTTGCTGTGTCAGCGGTTGCGTCTCAGTGGGACAGAACTGGAAAACCTTTCAACCCTCTGCTGGGAGAGACCTATGAGCtcaccag AGAGGACCAGGGCTTCCGGCTGGTGTCGGAGCAGGTATCCCACCATCCCCCGGTCAGCGCCTTCCATGCAGAGAGTCTGGTGGGGGACTTTGTCTTCCACGGATCCATCTACCCCAAACTCAAGTTCTGGGGCAAGAGCGTCGAGGCCGAGCCGAAAGGGTCCATCACACTAGAGCTGCTCAA GCACAACGAGGCGTACACATGGAGTAACCCCTACTGCTGTGTTCACAACATCATCCTGGGGAAGCTGTGGATAGAGCAGTATGGCACCGTGGAGATAGTCAACCACAG CACTGGAGACAAATGCGTGTTGAATTTCAAACCCTGCGGGATGTTTGGCAAAGAGCTGCACAAAGTGGAGGGATACATCCAGGATAAGAG TAAAAAGAAGCACTGTGTGATCTACGGGAAGTGGACCGAGTGCATGTGGAGCGTGGACCCTCACGCGTACGAGGCCCACAAGAAGTCGGAGAAGAGAGGGGACAGCAAGAAGCACAAAAGT GAGGACCAGGAGGAGAACGATGACGCGGACGACATGCCCGACGCCCAGGAGACGGTCTGTGTGGTACCAGGAAGCACTCTGCTGTGGAGGATAGACTCCAGACCGGCTCTCTCTACTCAG ATGTACAACTTCACCAACTTTGCGATGTCTCTCAATGAGATGGAGCCCGGCATGGAGGGCACGGTGGCCCCCACAGACTGCCGCTTCAGGCCCGACATCAGAGCCATGGAGAACGGCTTGATGG AGGAGGCCAGCAGGGAGAAGGAGCGTCTGGAGGACAAACAGAGAGCGTCCAGGAAGGAGAGAGCCAAGGACGAGGAAGAGTGGAACACCAG GTGGTTCCAGATGGGCACCAACCCGTACACCAACGCCCCGGCCTGGCTCTACACCGGGGGATACTTCAATAGAAACTACCAAGACCTGCCCGACATCTACTGA